The Xenopus laevis strain J_2021 chromosome 7S, Xenopus_laevis_v10.1, whole genome shotgun sequence genome includes a window with the following:
- the slc6a16.S gene encoding sodium-dependent neutral amino acid transporter B(0)AT2 isoform X1: protein MEKSLNDLEGRTTGESQLGLLPAESTARPTWGSKVQYILAQVGFSVGLGNVWRFPYLCHQNGGGSFLLLYFLLLLIIGIPLFFLELAAGQSIRQGSIGVWKHISPRLAGIGFASCVVCSFVALYYNVIIGWSLFYLFNSFYYPLPWENCPTLLNQTQEVVECAKSTPTTYFWYRSALNVTNTIEASEMNWPMTGCLALAWFLVCGGMIKGIKSSGKVMYFSSVFPYVVLFCFLIRGLLLEGAADGIRIMFTPKLEIWGNIQVWRQAATQVFFALGLGFGSVIAYSSYNDRHNNCHFDAILVSFINFMTSILATLVVFAVLGFRANVLTEQCVETNMEKILDLLRNGSLHEDVVPMRNLTNPEYSQWYKSASEIMNLQQYGISDCKVEDVMNEGVEGTGLAFIAFTEAMTHLPASPFWSILFFLMLLNLGLSTMFGNMQGIITPLLDNFPCLRKKKTIFTVFCCITGLLIGLIFVQRSGSYFVSMFDDYSATLPLIIVVIFENIAVAWVYGAERFMEDIKGMLGHRPWRIYKYMWQYISILGMIGLLLASLIKMCIEYPKYQSWNQQQAKEEMLQYPSWALGMLTSLIIVAALPIPIVFLKHTIQDWILKGKSKTYDDCDYTQGNTVDDMIGPMEESPADLGHVGNGYLPVEMEDFAERGKLLTTEGNLDDAEEGSANANC, encoded by the exons ATGGAAAAGTCCCTAAATGATCTAGAAGGCAGGACCACAGGGGAGTCCCAGCTTGGTCTGCTACCTGCTGAGTCAACAGCCCGGCCCACATGGGGCAGTAAAGTGCAATATATTCTCGCTCAGGTCGGCTTCTCTGTTGGTCTTGGGAACGTATGGCGATTTCCTTACCTGTGTCACCAGAATGGAGGAG ggTCCTTTCTCTTACTGTACTTCTTGCTGCTCCTCATCATCGGCATCCCCCTCTTCTTCCTGGAACTGGCGGCAGGGCAGAGTATTCGCCAAGGCAGCATTGGAGTATGGAAGCACATCAGCCCACGCCTTGCTGGGATTGGCTTTGCTAGTTGTGTG GTGTGCAGCTTTGTAGCCCTGTACTACAATGTTATCATTGGCTGGAGCCTTTTCTACCTGTTCAATTCTTTCTACTACCCTTTGCCCTGGGAGAACTGCCCAACGTTACTCAACCAGACTCAGGAAG TAGTGGAATGTGCCAAAAGTACACCCACCACTTACTTCTGGTACCGCTCAGCCCTGAATGTCACCAACACTATAGAAGCTTCCGAGATGAACTGGCCAATGACGGGATGTCTGGCCCTCGCCTGGTTCCTTGTCTGTGGAGGAATGATTAAAGGGATTAAGTCATCAGGAAAG GTGATGTATTTCAGCTCTGTGTTCCCTTATGTGGTGCTGTTTTGTTTCCTGATCCGTGGTCTTTTGCTGGAAGGGGCTGCAGATGGAATCCGTATTATGTTTACTCCAAAG CTAGAGATCTGGGGGAACATACAGGTTTGGAGACAAGCTGCAACCCAGGTGTTCTTTGCCCTGGGCCTTGGATTTGGGAGTGTGATCGCCTACTCCAGCTACAATGACCGCCACAACAACTGCCACTTTGATGCAATTTTAGTGTCATTCATTAACTTCATGACCTCAATTTTGGCCACGCTGGTGGTATTTGCCGTCCTCGGATTTCGGGCCAATGTCCTTACGGAGCAATGTGTTGAAAC AAACATGGAGAAGATTCTTGATCTGTTAAGAAATGGAAGCCTTCATGAAGACGTAGTGCCAATGAGAAACCTGACTAACCCTGAGTACAGCCAGTGGTATAAAAGTGCAAGTGAAATTATGAACTTGCAGCAGTATGGCATCTCAGACTGCAAAGTGGAAGATGTAATGAACGAG GGTGTAGAAGGCACTGGTTTGGCTTTTATTGCTTTCACTGAAGCCATGACACACTTACCTGCCTCCCCGTTTTGGTCAATATTATTTTTTCTCATGCTTCTCAACCTGGGACTTAGCACTATGTTTGGAAACATGCAGGGAATCATCACCCCTTTGCTTGACAACTTTCCCTGTTTGCGCAAGAAAAAGACAATATTCACAG TCTTCTGCTGCATTACTGGCCTGCTGATTGGACTGATATTTGTGCAACGATCTGGAAGTTACTTCGTATCCATGTTTGATGACTATTCAGCCACCCTGCCCCTTATTATAGTAGTGATTTTTGAGAACATTGCCGTGGCTTGGGTGTATGGTGCAGAAAG GTTCATGGAGGACATAAAGGGGATGCTGGGCCATCGCCCTTGGAGAATATACAAGTATATGTGGCAGTATATTAGCATCCTGGGTATGATCGGACTCCTGCTTGCCAGTTTAATCAAAATGTGCATCGAGTACCCCAAGTACCAGTCTTGGAATCAACAGCAG GCAAAGGAAGAGATGCTGCAATATCCATCCTGGGCTCTTGGCATGCTCACCAGCCTCATCATAGTGGCTGCCTTACCCATTCCCATAGTATTCCTGAAGCATACCATACAAGACTGGATACTGAAAGGCAAAAGCAAGACCTATGATGATTGTGACTACACCCAGGGAAACACAGTGGATGACATGATTGGGCCAATGGAGGAGAGCCCTGCAGACCTGGGCCATGTGGGAAATGGCTACCTGCCAGTAGAAATGGAAGACTTTGCAGAAAGGGGCAAACTTCTTACAACGGAAGGAAACTTGGATGATGCAGAAGAAGGCAGCGCAAATGCAAATTGCTAA
- the slc6a16.S gene encoding sodium-dependent neutral amino acid transporter B(0)AT2 isoform X2 produces the protein MEKSLNDLEGRTTGESQLGLLPAESTARPTWGSKVQYILAQVGFSVGLGNVWRFPYLCHQNGGGSFLLLYFLLLLIIGIPLFFLELAAGQSIRQGSIGVWKHISPRLAGIGFASCVVCSFVALYYNVIIGWSLFYLFNSFYYPLPWENCPTLLNQTQEVECAKSTPTTYFWYRSALNVTNTIEASEMNWPMTGCLALAWFLVCGGMIKGIKSSGKVMYFSSVFPYVVLFCFLIRGLLLEGAADGIRIMFTPKLEIWGNIQVWRQAATQVFFALGLGFGSVIAYSSYNDRHNNCHFDAILVSFINFMTSILATLVVFAVLGFRANVLTEQCVETNMEKILDLLRNGSLHEDVVPMRNLTNPEYSQWYKSASEIMNLQQYGISDCKVEDVMNEGVEGTGLAFIAFTEAMTHLPASPFWSILFFLMLLNLGLSTMFGNMQGIITPLLDNFPCLRKKKTIFTVFCCITGLLIGLIFVQRSGSYFVSMFDDYSATLPLIIVVIFENIAVAWVYGAERFMEDIKGMLGHRPWRIYKYMWQYISILGMIGLLLASLIKMCIEYPKYQSWNQQQAKEEMLQYPSWALGMLTSLIIVAALPIPIVFLKHTIQDWILKGKSKTYDDCDYTQGNTVDDMIGPMEESPADLGHVGNGYLPVEMEDFAERGKLLTTEGNLDDAEEGSANANC, from the exons ATGGAAAAGTCCCTAAATGATCTAGAAGGCAGGACCACAGGGGAGTCCCAGCTTGGTCTGCTACCTGCTGAGTCAACAGCCCGGCCCACATGGGGCAGTAAAGTGCAATATATTCTCGCTCAGGTCGGCTTCTCTGTTGGTCTTGGGAACGTATGGCGATTTCCTTACCTGTGTCACCAGAATGGAGGAG ggTCCTTTCTCTTACTGTACTTCTTGCTGCTCCTCATCATCGGCATCCCCCTCTTCTTCCTGGAACTGGCGGCAGGGCAGAGTATTCGCCAAGGCAGCATTGGAGTATGGAAGCACATCAGCCCACGCCTTGCTGGGATTGGCTTTGCTAGTTGTGTG GTGTGCAGCTTTGTAGCCCTGTACTACAATGTTATCATTGGCTGGAGCCTTTTCTACCTGTTCAATTCTTTCTACTACCCTTTGCCCTGGGAGAACTGCCCAACGTTACTCAACCAGACTCAGGAAG TGGAATGTGCCAAAAGTACACCCACCACTTACTTCTGGTACCGCTCAGCCCTGAATGTCACCAACACTATAGAAGCTTCCGAGATGAACTGGCCAATGACGGGATGTCTGGCCCTCGCCTGGTTCCTTGTCTGTGGAGGAATGATTAAAGGGATTAAGTCATCAGGAAAG GTGATGTATTTCAGCTCTGTGTTCCCTTATGTGGTGCTGTTTTGTTTCCTGATCCGTGGTCTTTTGCTGGAAGGGGCTGCAGATGGAATCCGTATTATGTTTACTCCAAAG CTAGAGATCTGGGGGAACATACAGGTTTGGAGACAAGCTGCAACCCAGGTGTTCTTTGCCCTGGGCCTTGGATTTGGGAGTGTGATCGCCTACTCCAGCTACAATGACCGCCACAACAACTGCCACTTTGATGCAATTTTAGTGTCATTCATTAACTTCATGACCTCAATTTTGGCCACGCTGGTGGTATTTGCCGTCCTCGGATTTCGGGCCAATGTCCTTACGGAGCAATGTGTTGAAAC AAACATGGAGAAGATTCTTGATCTGTTAAGAAATGGAAGCCTTCATGAAGACGTAGTGCCAATGAGAAACCTGACTAACCCTGAGTACAGCCAGTGGTATAAAAGTGCAAGTGAAATTATGAACTTGCAGCAGTATGGCATCTCAGACTGCAAAGTGGAAGATGTAATGAACGAG GGTGTAGAAGGCACTGGTTTGGCTTTTATTGCTTTCACTGAAGCCATGACACACTTACCTGCCTCCCCGTTTTGGTCAATATTATTTTTTCTCATGCTTCTCAACCTGGGACTTAGCACTATGTTTGGAAACATGCAGGGAATCATCACCCCTTTGCTTGACAACTTTCCCTGTTTGCGCAAGAAAAAGACAATATTCACAG TCTTCTGCTGCATTACTGGCCTGCTGATTGGACTGATATTTGTGCAACGATCTGGAAGTTACTTCGTATCCATGTTTGATGACTATTCAGCCACCCTGCCCCTTATTATAGTAGTGATTTTTGAGAACATTGCCGTGGCTTGGGTGTATGGTGCAGAAAG GTTCATGGAGGACATAAAGGGGATGCTGGGCCATCGCCCTTGGAGAATATACAAGTATATGTGGCAGTATATTAGCATCCTGGGTATGATCGGACTCCTGCTTGCCAGTTTAATCAAAATGTGCATCGAGTACCCCAAGTACCAGTCTTGGAATCAACAGCAG GCAAAGGAAGAGATGCTGCAATATCCATCCTGGGCTCTTGGCATGCTCACCAGCCTCATCATAGTGGCTGCCTTACCCATTCCCATAGTATTCCTGAAGCATACCATACAAGACTGGATACTGAAAGGCAAAAGCAAGACCTATGATGATTGTGACTACACCCAGGGAAACACAGTGGATGACATGATTGGGCCAATGGAGGAGAGCCCTGCAGACCTGGGCCATGTGGGAAATGGCTACCTGCCAGTAGAAATGGAAGACTTTGCAGAAAGGGGCAAACTTCTTACAACGGAAGGAAACTTGGATGATGCAGAAGAAGGCAGCGCAAATGCAAATTGCTAA